The Methanohalophilus portucalensis DNA window ACCCCGGGATAGAAAAAGGGTTTCTTGTGGGGTGCACGTGCATGGAAGGCCTTGCGGTCTATGGATGCAATGACAGAGCCACATACGCATTTTTCAGTCAGTATGAGCCGCAGGGTAACATCGGGCTGGTTGAGATTGGCCCTGTATCCCTTCCTGAAAACAGCTCCGCCTACTCTCTGTTCCAGGTAGGAGCCTTCCACACTGGTATGGTGATTGACCTTCCGGGCACGTACTACAAAGGTCTGGCCTGCAGAAAGATGGGGTTTTATGTCGCAGTTTTCTGCACTGGAAATAATGGTTTCGGGTTCATTATTGCAGATGAAAGCAACCCGCAGGATATGATGGCACATGGCCAGTTTTCCGGAAATTTTTTCCAATCTACTTTCGGCATCTGACTCTTCAAGTTCCACCACAAGACAGTGATCATAATGTTGCGTGTATACCGGTTTGAGACCTTCGGTAGCCAGACAGGCCAGAGCCTCGTCTGCAGCGATTTCTTCATGGTCTCCGGAAAGTTCAAAAGCGTAACGCATATCAGAACATCTTTTCAAGGGCCTGTCTGCCGGTCATACCTTCCTCAATTCCGATATCAAGGGCTTTTTTGCTTACAGATTTCAGAGAAGTCTGCAGTACATCCTCAAAACTGTCCACGCCACTTACCACAGCAGCCACATCTCCCAGCTTGTCTGCGGTTTCCATATTGAGATAGCCACACATCACATAACCCATGTCGGCTTTGATCAGGAGCAAGGAAGCGTTTTCAAATTCCCATTTGAGACCCTGTGCTGTACCATTTTCCAGTTTGATCTGTTCTATTCTCATTTTGCTCACCCGATTATTCAATATAAAAAGAGAAATGTGATGTATTCC harbors:
- a CDS encoding YunC family protein → MRIEQIKLENGTAQGLKWEFENASLLLIKADMGYVMCGYLNMETADKLGDVAAVVSGVDSFEDVLQTSLKSVSKKALDIGIEEGMTGRQALEKMF
- a CDS encoding TRM11 family SAM-dependent methyltransferase, producing MRYAFELSGDHEEIAADEALACLATEGLKPVYTQHYDHCLVVELEESDAESRLEKISGKLAMCHHILRVAFICNNEPETIISSAENCDIKPHLSAGQTFVVRARKVNHHTSVEGSYLEQRVGGAVFRKGYRANLNQPDVTLRLILTEKCVCGSVIASIDRKAFHARAPHKKPFFYPGVLMPITARALVNLAGVNKDTKLLDPFCGTAGILVEAAMLGSKVVGLEARNEIIQGAKLNLEYFGGDYNLLQGDACKLPLKNNCIDSVITDPPYGRSAMIKAESIRHLYEESFAEMYRVLKPASKAVIVSEMEINRIALDAGFTIVKQYSQRIHRSLTRNITILQKNNQ